Proteins encoded in a region of the Mesoflavibacter profundi genome:
- the ilvC gene encoding ketol-acid reductoisomerase, whose translation MANYFNTLPLRKQLEQLGKCRFMEASEFEDGVAALKDKKIVIVGCGAQGLNQGLNMRDSGLDISYALRQQAIDEKRASYKNATDNGFNVGTYEDLIPTADLVLNLTPDKQHTDVVNQVMPLMKKGATLSYSHGFNIVEEGTQIRKDITVIMVAPKCPGTEVREEYKRGFGVPTLIAVHPENDPENKGWAQAKAYAVATGGDRAGVLESSFVAEVKSDLMGEQTILCGLLQTGAILSFDKMVAEGIEAGYAAKLIQFGWETITEALKHGGITNMMDRLSNPSKIKAFELSEELKTIMRPLFEKHMDDIISGHFSKTMMEDWANDDVNLLKWRAATGETAFEKTELTSDHITEQEYFDHGVLLVAFVKSGVELAFETMVSAGIIEDSAYYESLHELPLIANTIARKKLFEMNRVISDTAEYGCYLFDHACKPLLADFMKTVDASVIGKSFSTKTGVDNIELIKVNNAIRNHPIETVGKRLRAAMTAMKVIKTEAKEESVLA comes from the coding sequence ATGGCAAATTATTTTAACACATTACCATTAAGAAAACAATTAGAACAATTAGGGAAATGCAGATTTATGGAAGCTTCAGAATTTGAAGACGGCGTAGCTGCGTTAAAAGATAAAAAAATAGTCATTGTAGGTTGTGGCGCACAAGGATTAAACCAAGGATTAAATATGAGAGATTCTGGTTTAGATATTTCTTATGCTTTACGTCAGCAAGCTATAGATGAAAAACGAGCGTCGTACAAAAATGCAACCGATAACGGATTTAATGTTGGGACTTATGAAGATTTAATTCCAACAGCAGATTTAGTATTAAACTTAACACCAGACAAGCAACATACAGATGTAGTTAATCAAGTGATGCCTTTAATGAAAAAGGGCGCGACGTTAAGCTACTCGCATGGTTTTAATATTGTTGAAGAAGGTACGCAAATCCGTAAAGATATTACGGTAATTATGGTCGCACCAAAATGTCCAGGAACCGAAGTGCGTGAAGAATATAAACGTGGTTTTGGTGTGCCAACATTAATTGCTGTGCATCCAGAAAACGATCCAGAAAACAAAGGTTGGGCGCAAGCAAAGGCTTACGCAGTTGCAACAGGTGGCGATCGTGCAGGCGTTTTAGAATCGTCTTTTGTGGCTGAGGTAAAATCTGATTTAATGGGCGAGCAAACCATTTTATGTGGCTTGTTGCAAACAGGAGCAATCTTGTCTTTTGACAAAATGGTTGCAGAAGGAATTGAAGCTGGTTATGCTGCAAAATTAATTCAGTTTGGCTGGGAAACTATTACTGAAGCGTTAAAGCATGGTGGCATTACAAACATGATGGATAGATTGTCAAACCCTTCAAAAATTAAAGCATTTGAATTATCTGAAGAATTAAAAACCATCATGCGCCCATTATTCGAAAAACATATGGACGATATCATTTCTGGTCATTTCTCAAAAACTATGATGGAAGATTGGGCAAATGACGATGTTAACCTTTTAAAATGGCGAGCAGCAACTGGCGAAACTGCTTTTGAAAAAACCGAATTAACTTCAGATCATATTACAGAACAAGAGTATTTTGATCATGGTGTGTTATTAGTCGCATTTGTAAAATCTGGAGTAGAACTTGCTTTTGAAACAATGGTAAGCGCAGGAATAATCGAAGATTCTGCTTACTACGAATCGTTACACGAGTTGCCATTAATAGCAAATACCATTGCGCGTAAAAAGTTATTTGAAATGAATCGAGTCATTTCTGATACCGCAGAATATGGTTGCTATTTATTTGATCATGCATGCAAACCTTTGCTAGCAGATTTTATGAAAACTGTTGATGCATCAGTAATTGGAAAGTCATTTTCAACTAAAACAGGTGTCGATAATATCGAATTAATCAAAGTGAATAACGCTATTAGAAATCATCCAATCGAAACCGTCGGTAAGCGTCTTCGTGCCGCAATGACCGCAATGAAAGTAATAAAAACCGAAGCTAAAGAAGAAAGTGTTTTAGCTTAA
- the azu gene encoding azurin gives MKLGRIAFATILGLFLVVSCGEEKKEKKGFSYERTSETKTESTSESDVADLTITGNDLMKFNKSELKAKAGQKVKITLRHIGKADKMVMGHNVVILKPGTDVAAFAGKAAMSKDNDYIPEGTTDVVAHTKMIGGGETAVVEFTAPEAGEYDFICSFPGHFGMMKGKFIVE, from the coding sequence ATGAAACTAGGTAGAATAGCATTTGCCACAATTTTAGGACTGTTTTTAGTAGTTAGTTGTGGAGAAGAAAAAAAGGAGAAAAAAGGGTTTTCTTATGAGAGAACTTCAGAAACAAAAACAGAATCGACTTCTGAAAGTGATGTTGCAGATTTAACTATTACAGGAAATGACTTAATGAAATTTAATAAGTCTGAACTTAAAGCTAAAGCCGGTCAAAAAGTAAAAATTACATTAAGACACATTGGTAAAGCAGATAAAATGGTAATGGGACACAATGTTGTTATACTAAAACCAGGTACAGATGTAGCTGCGTTTGCTGGTAAAGCAGCAATGTCTAAAGACAATGATTATATTCCAGAAGGTACAACAGATGTTGTTGCGCATACCAAAATGATTGGTGGAGGAGAAACAGCTGTTGTAGAATTTACTGCACCAGAAGCTGGTGAATATGATTTTATTTGTAGTTTTCCTGGTCACTTTGGTATGATGAAAGGAAAATTTATTGTAGAATAA
- the ilvN gene encoding acetolactate synthase small subunit codes for MSENKLYTVSIYTENNIGLLNRISAIFQRRHINIESINSSISEIENVSKWTIVVKLTEDQMKKIIGQIEKQVEVIKAYYHTEEETIYQESCLFKIKSDLLFEERQIQNIIKESNARIVTVNKAFFVLEKSGRRSEIELLHRELSAFGILQFTRSGRIAVTKTPMEITKMLEAFQH; via the coding sequence ATGAGTGAAAATAAATTATATACCGTTTCTATTTATACCGAAAATAATATCGGATTATTAAACCGTATTTCGGCAATATTTCAACGTAGACACATTAATATTGAAAGTATAAATTCTTCAATTTCAGAAATTGAAAATGTGTCTAAATGGACCATTGTGGTTAAGTTAACAGAAGACCAAATGAAAAAAATCATTGGTCAAATTGAAAAACAGGTTGAAGTGATTAAAGCCTATTATCACACCGAAGAAGAAACCATTTATCAAGAGTCTTGTCTGTTCAAAATCAAATCAGATTTATTATTTGAAGAGCGACAAATTCAAAATATTATTAAAGAAAGTAACGCTAGAATTGTCACTGTAAATAAAGCGTTTTTTGTGCTTGAAAAATCAGGACGACGTAGCGAAATAGAATTATTACACAGAGAATTAAGTGCTTTTGGAATTTTGCAATTCACCCGTTCTGGACGAATTGCAGTCACCAAAACACCAATGGAAATAACTAAAATGTTGGAAGCTTTTCAACACTAA
- a CDS encoding 3-keto-disaccharide hydrolase, with protein MKFLYNISAFIIFIVLFNCKDADKTNTKIDKSVSSSKKEWKSLFNGYNLDGWTPKINGFLLGDNYNNTFRAEDSVIKVSYDQYDNFTDQFGHLFYKTPYSYYKLRLQYRFKGQQAKGGQSWATKNSGIMIHCQAPETMLKQQGFPISLEVQLLGGVTEGENRPSGNLCTPGTHVVMNDQLITEHCIPANCKTYYDEQWITAEVEVNRDSITHYIDGVNVISYKNPTIGGEYLDTTSKEIQDKSGQPLTKGYISLQSESHPIEFKNIEILEL; from the coding sequence ATGAAATTCCTTTATAATATAAGCGCTTTTATCATTTTTATTGTTTTATTCAATTGCAAAGACGCAGATAAAACAAACACTAAAATTGATAAAAGCGTTTCTTCTTCAAAAAAAGAATGGAAATCGTTATTTAACGGTTATAATCTAGACGGATGGACACCAAAAATAAACGGTTTTTTACTTGGTGATAATTACAATAACACCTTTAGAGCAGAAGACAGTGTAATAAAAGTAAGCTACGATCAATACGATAACTTTACAGATCAATTTGGACATTTGTTTTACAAAACTCCATATTCCTACTACAAACTAAGACTTCAATACAGGTTTAAGGGTCAACAAGCTAAAGGTGGACAATCTTGGGCTACGAAAAATAGCGGAATCATGATACACTGTCAAGCTCCAGAGACTATGTTAAAACAACAAGGTTTCCCTATTTCTTTAGAAGTGCAATTATTAGGCGGAGTAACAGAAGGTGAAAACCGACCTTCAGGAAACCTTTGTACGCCAGGTACTCATGTTGTAATGAATGACCAATTAATTACAGAACATTGCATACCTGCAAATTGCAAAACCTATTATGATGAACAATGGATCACTGCAGAAGTTGAAGTAAACAGAGATTCTATAACTCATTACATAGATGGCGTTAATGTAATAAGCTACAAAAACCCAACAATTGGAGGCGAATATTTAGACACTACTTCTAAAGAAATTCAGGATAAATCAGGACAACCCTTAACCAAAGGATACATTTCATTACAAAGCGAAAGTCATCCAATAGAGTTCAAAAACATAGAAATTTTAGAACTATAA
- a CDS encoding Gfo/Idh/MocA family protein, producing the protein MKKSSKLSRRTFIKSTALTTFGISIVPRHVLGKGYIPPSDKLNVAVIGAGGKGYTDMLHTWNNNTSNITAICDVDWNQAEAAFKKFPNAKKYKDYRKLLENQKDFDAVTISTPDHTHAVITLAAMQNNKDVYVQKPLTHNIYEARVLTQAANKYKIVTQMGNQGASGDGVKTMINWFNKGLIGNVSKVHIWTNRPVWPQGIKTPTEQPKLIDNLDWDTWVGPASWVDYHPLYHPFKWRGWWNFGTGALGDMGCHLVDPPYRVLGLGYPTEVESSVGAIFTKDWTPDYYPESCPPSSRTQLKFEATEKNPIPVKVEWTDGGLRPFHPDLIPADHPIGDEDSANGVIMIGEKGIMTCGTYGMNPKVYLNSGEIILPEETTKEFNLPENGHHQLWVDACKDGFGSKKHKSLTSSFDFAGPLTESILMGNLAIRSYNLREQTKNGYNYPGRKKLLWDGNNMKITNFEAANQFVKREYRDGWSLNL; encoded by the coding sequence ATGAAAAAATCATCCAAACTAAGCAGACGTACTTTTATAAAAAGTACTGCGCTTACAACCTTTGGTATATCTATAGTTCCTAGACACGTTTTGGGTAAAGGCTATATTCCACCAAGTGATAAACTTAATGTCGCAGTAATTGGCGCCGGAGGAAAAGGCTACACAGATATGCTTCATACCTGGAATAATAACACCTCAAACATTACAGCTATTTGTGATGTAGATTGGAATCAAGCCGAAGCTGCTTTTAAAAAATTTCCTAATGCAAAAAAATATAAAGATTATCGTAAACTTTTAGAAAATCAAAAAGATTTTGATGCGGTAACAATTTCTACTCCAGATCACACGCACGCAGTAATTACTTTAGCTGCAATGCAAAACAACAAAGATGTTTACGTTCAAAAACCATTAACACATAACATTTATGAAGCAAGAGTATTAACTCAAGCTGCAAATAAGTATAAAATTGTAACCCAAATGGGTAATCAAGGTGCTTCAGGAGATGGAGTAAAAACAATGATTAACTGGTTTAACAAAGGTTTAATTGGTAATGTAAGTAAAGTTCATATTTGGACTAACAGACCTGTTTGGCCTCAAGGTATTAAAACTCCAACAGAGCAACCTAAGCTAATTGATAATTTAGATTGGGACACTTGGGTTGGACCTGCAAGTTGGGTAGATTATCATCCGCTTTATCATCCTTTTAAATGGCGAGGTTGGTGGAATTTTGGCACAGGAGCTTTAGGAGATATGGGCTGTCATTTAGTCGATCCTCCTTACCGAGTTTTAGGCTTAGGCTATCCAACTGAAGTAGAAAGTAGTGTTGGTGCTATTTTCACTAAAGATTGGACTCCAGATTACTATCCAGAATCATGTCCACCATCTTCAAGAACTCAATTAAAATTTGAAGCTACTGAAAAAAACCCTATTCCCGTTAAAGTTGAATGGACCGATGGTGGCTTAAGACCATTTCATCCAGATTTAATTCCTGCAGATCATCCAATTGGTGATGAAGATAGCGCTAATGGAGTAATTATGATTGGCGAAAAAGGTATTATGACGTGTGGAACTTACGGAATGAATCCTAAAGTGTATCTTAACTCCGGAGAAATTATATTACCTGAAGAGACTACAAAAGAATTTAATTTACCAGAAAATGGACATCATCAATTATGGGTAGACGCATGTAAAGATGGCTTTGGAAGTAAAAAACATAAATCCCTTACCTCTTCTTTTGATTTTGCTGGACCATTAACAGAATCTATATTAATGGGTAATTTAGCCATAAGAAGTTATAACCTAAGAGAACAAACTAAAAATGGATATAATTATCCAGGAAGAAAAAAGTTACTTTGGGACGGAAATAACATGAAAATCACAAATTTTGAAGCTGCTAATCAATTTGTAAAAAGAGAATACAGAGATGGCTGGTCTTTAAATTTATAA
- the ilvA gene encoding threonine ammonia-lyase IlvA produces the protein MQTQTIYFPKLKAVEAAAEKLRDVAAVTPLTSSFRYSKEFDCNIMFKREDLQQVRSYKIRGAYNKMSSLSASEVENGIVCASAGNHAQGVALSCKLLKIKGTIYMPAPTPRQKVEQVKMFGEEYIEIVLAGDTFDDSYHLAMKECERLSKAFIHPFNDEKVIEGQATVGLEIIDQALHPIHYVFVPVGGGGLSAGLSSVFKELSPQTKIIGVEPLGAPSMKTSIENQKNTQLNHIEKFVDGAAVQRVGDLNFEICKSNLDQMVTVPEGKVCQTILDLYNKDAIVVEPAGALSISALDDFKEEIKGKNVICVVSGSNNDITRTAEIKERALLHANLKHYFIVTFPQRAGALREFVVDILGENDDITHFEYTKKTNRENGAAVVGVELKSADDLQPLITKMKLHNFYGDYLNDKPDLFQFLV, from the coding sequence ATGCAAACGCAAACCATCTATTTTCCTAAATTAAAAGCAGTAGAAGCTGCAGCCGAAAAATTACGAGATGTTGCAGCGGTAACGCCATTAACATCAAGCTTTAGATACTCTAAAGAGTTTGACTGTAATATCATGTTTAAACGTGAAGATTTACAGCAAGTGCGCTCTTATAAAATTAGAGGCGCTTATAATAAAATGTCTTCGTTATCGGCTTCAGAAGTAGAAAATGGTATTGTTTGCGCTAGTGCTGGTAACCATGCGCAAGGTGTAGCGTTATCTTGTAAATTATTAAAAATTAAAGGAACCATTTATATGCCTGCTCCAACGCCAAGACAAAAGGTGGAGCAGGTAAAAATGTTTGGAGAAGAGTATATCGAAATTGTTCTTGCAGGCGATACTTTTGACGATTCTTATCATCTAGCGATGAAAGAATGCGAGCGACTTTCAAAAGCATTTATTCATCCATTTAATGACGAAAAGGTGATAGAAGGTCAAGCTACTGTTGGGTTAGAAATTATAGACCAAGCACTACATCCAATTCATTATGTGTTTGTGCCTGTTGGTGGTGGCGGATTATCAGCTGGGTTATCATCAGTGTTTAAAGAATTGTCACCGCAAACCAAAATTATTGGTGTCGAGCCTTTAGGCGCGCCATCAATGAAAACGTCAATTGAAAATCAAAAAAACACACAGCTTAACCATATCGAAAAGTTTGTAGATGGCGCAGCAGTACAACGCGTTGGCGATTTAAATTTTGAAATTTGTAAGTCAAATTTAGATCAAATGGTAACCGTTCCTGAAGGTAAAGTGTGCCAAACGATCTTAGATCTATACAATAAAGACGCAATAGTAGTTGAACCTGCTGGCGCTTTGAGTATTTCTGCTTTAGATGATTTTAAAGAAGAAATAAAAGGTAAAAATGTGATTTGTGTAGTAAGCGGAAGTAATAATGACATTACTAGAACTGCCGAAATTAAAGAACGTGCGTTATTGCATGCTAATCTAAAACATTATTTTATTGTTACGTTCCCGCAACGTGCTGGTGCATTACGCGAGTTTGTTGTAGATATTTTAGGAGAAAATGATGATATTACCCACTTTGAATATACCAAAAAAACAAACCGCGAAAATGGCGCAGCAGTAGTAGGAGTAGAGCTAAAATCGGCAGACGATTTACAACCTCTTATTACCAAAATGAAACTTCATAATTTTTATGGTGATTACTTAAATGATAAACCAGATTTATTTCAGTTTTTAGTATAA